A single region of the Streptomyces sp. NBC_01803 genome encodes:
- a CDS encoding glycoside hydrolase domain-containing protein — translation MADEMVRAAQHFINSTYDDGARLGISKLDENGQTSWTVMYALTRALQYELGITSLSDNFGPTTLSTLQSKYPSIHESSAPANIVRIVQAGLYCKGYDGGGIDGTYHDRVKDSVLSLKSDMGVDIAYPGSDVVPKVFKGLLNMDPYVTVNSGSEQIRAVQQWMNGKFVNRRDFYIVPCDGHHSRTVATAMLYAVQYAIGMADGVANGNFGPGTKSGIRAHPLSVGSSGTWVQLFTAGMLLNQRSVSFSGTFTSALADAVRSFQSFVKLPVTGEGDFSTWASLLVSYGDQDRQGSACDGVTRITPDRAASLKAEGITVVGRYLTNPVPGGGNVPEKEIQSGELQTIADQGMRCFPIYQTFGRGADDFSYPLGRAAGQAAINAALDHGFKSGARIFFAVDFDAYDYEVTDNILPHFKGIEDAIRDDGGRYSVGVYGPRNVCTRVSEAGHASASFVSDMSSGFSGNFGYPLPANWAYDQIVTKTVGSGSGAINIDVNIASGRDTGQGSFNAPRAVKPDTRLSPDVTLAMETDVGKYMESLGFPLDGGTRSYQHWKCFERTVWAHDDLITELSLRHNMRKALIQTTAYWEMRHIAPDDEAAWAAVILAFNTTRQYIRDTSTGIAKQRAVTLIGAWNHALDKGYGSGQPQRDVSVDEDKYNAWKQAYDSETYALTSVALIHRWDIDGKPGGDDDSPALRPPTLGYTDQEIYEVLRRYQGPVEPAFSEAKKRMGLYYVMEKYNSISRNM, via the coding sequence ATGGCTGACGAGATGGTGCGCGCAGCGCAACACTTCATCAACTCCACGTATGACGACGGCGCTAGACTGGGAATATCGAAGCTGGACGAGAACGGCCAGACGAGCTGGACCGTCATGTACGCCCTCACCCGAGCCCTTCAGTACGAACTGGGCATCACCAGCCTGTCGGACAACTTCGGCCCCACGACATTATCCACGCTACAGTCGAAGTACCCGAGCATCCATGAGTCGAGCGCCCCGGCGAACATCGTCCGGATAGTGCAGGCCGGTCTGTACTGCAAGGGGTACGACGGAGGCGGGATCGACGGCACGTACCACGATCGGGTTAAGGACTCGGTCCTCTCGCTCAAGTCGGACATGGGCGTGGACATCGCCTATCCTGGCAGCGACGTGGTCCCGAAGGTCTTCAAGGGCCTGTTGAACATGGACCCGTACGTCACCGTCAACAGCGGATCCGAGCAGATCAGGGCCGTCCAGCAGTGGATGAACGGAAAGTTCGTCAACCGCCGCGACTTCTACATCGTCCCCTGTGACGGCCACCACTCCAGGACTGTCGCCACGGCTATGCTCTACGCCGTCCAGTACGCGATCGGCATGGCCGACGGCGTCGCTAACGGAAACTTCGGCCCCGGCACGAAGTCCGGCATCAGGGCACACCCGCTATCCGTGGGATCGTCCGGTACCTGGGTGCAGTTGTTCACCGCCGGCATGCTCCTCAACCAGCGGTCCGTATCGTTCAGCGGTACCTTCACCTCCGCCCTGGCTGACGCTGTCCGCTCGTTCCAGTCGTTCGTCAAGCTGCCGGTAACGGGAGAGGGCGACTTCTCCACCTGGGCCTCGCTCCTGGTATCGTACGGCGACCAGGACCGCCAGGGCTCCGCATGCGACGGCGTCACCCGGATCACCCCAGACCGGGCCGCGAGCCTCAAAGCAGAGGGAATCACCGTCGTTGGGCGCTACCTCACCAATCCGGTCCCCGGTGGTGGCAACGTTCCGGAGAAGGAGATCCAGTCCGGGGAGCTGCAGACCATCGCCGATCAGGGCATGCGTTGTTTCCCCATCTACCAAACTTTCGGCCGTGGCGCAGACGACTTCAGCTACCCTCTGGGCCGCGCCGCAGGCCAGGCTGCTATCAATGCCGCTCTCGATCACGGGTTCAAGTCGGGCGCAAGGATCTTCTTCGCCGTCGACTTCGACGCATACGACTACGAGGTCACCGACAACATCCTTCCGCACTTCAAGGGCATCGAGGATGCGATCAGGGACGACGGCGGCCGCTATTCAGTCGGTGTCTATGGACCGCGCAACGTGTGCACCCGCGTGTCGGAGGCCGGCCATGCTTCGGCGTCGTTCGTGTCCGACATGTCGTCCGGGTTCTCTGGCAACTTCGGCTACCCGCTTCCCGCGAACTGGGCCTACGACCAGATCGTCACCAAGACCGTCGGCTCCGGAAGCGGAGCGATAAACATCGACGTCAACATCGCCTCCGGGCGGGACACCGGACAGGGCTCCTTCAACGCACCCCGCGCCGTCAAGCCGGACACACGCCTGAGCCCCGACGTCACCCTGGCCATGGAGACCGATGTCGGCAAGTACATGGAGTCCCTGGGCTTCCCTCTCGATGGGGGAACACGCTCCTACCAGCACTGGAAGTGTTTCGAGCGGACCGTCTGGGCGCACGACGACCTGATCACCGAACTATCCCTGCGGCACAACATGCGCAAGGCGCTCATACAGACCACCGCCTACTGGGAGATGCGACACATCGCCCCGGACGATGAGGCGGCCTGGGCTGCGGTCATCTTGGCCTTCAACACAACAAGGCAGTACATCAGGGATACCTCTACCGGCATCGCCAAACAGCGGGCGGTCACCCTTATCGGAGCCTGGAATCACGCGCTCGACAAGGGGTACGGGTCGGGTCAGCCCCAACGAGATGTGTCCGTCGACGAGGACAAGTACAACGCGTGGAAGCAGGCATACGACAGCGAGACGTACGCACTTACCAGTGTCGCGCTGATCCACCGCTGGGACATCGACGGGAAACCCGGTGGCGATGACGACTCACCAGCGCTGCGTCCCCCAACGCTGGGCTACACCGACCAGGAGATCTACGAGGTCCTTCGCCGCTACCAGGGCCCCGTCGAACCGGCGTTCAGCGAGGCGAAGAAGCGGATGGGGCTCTACTACGTGATGGAGAAGTACAACTCCATCTCTCGCAACATGTAA
- a CDS encoding transposase family protein encodes MAATADVIALLGTTGQTAIIDATEIRGRRPAAGSPDRNRFVSGKSKQNAVKALVLTDTSGRLLFCGEARPCSCADITQARQAGLVDLLADTIHLRILADAGYQGLGGQTCGQVVTPPRERRGKHLEHLQ; translated from the coding sequence GTGGCCGCCACCGCGGACGTCATCGCCCTTCTGGGCACCACCGGACAGACGGCGATCATCGACGCCACCGAGATCCGGGGCCGCCGTCCGGCAGCGGGAAGCCCCGACCGCAACCGCTTCGTCTCCGGCAAGAGCAAGCAGAACGCCGTGAAAGCCCTGGTCCTCACGGACACTTCCGGCCGACTGCTGTTCTGCGGCGAGGCACGGCCCTGCAGTTGCGCCGACATCACCCAGGCCCGGCAGGCGGGCCTGGTCGACCTGCTCGCCGACACCATCCACCTGCGGATCCTGGCCGATGCCGGCTATCAAGGGCTTGGCGGCCAGACCTGCGGTCAGGTGGTCACCCCGCCACGCGAACGCCGAGGCAAGCACCTCGAACATCTTCAGTAG
- a CDS encoding TetR/AcrR family transcriptional regulator encodes MPTAKRTPSRLTDKGAATRNRIIDGAVAEIRERGAATTTLDDIRARTSTSKSQIFHYFPGGKEELLLAVTAREADRVLEDQQPHLGDLATWQAWQDWRDAVVRRYAEQGIHCPLGVLINELGRSTPAARTLTAQLIEQWQAALRAGVQRMQETGEVDQQLDADRTAAALVAAVQGGVTILMSTGRIAYLEAALDTSLTLLRATAQPRDLRADAPSPD; translated from the coding sequence ATGCCGACAGCCAAGAGAACTCCATCTCGACTGACCGACAAAGGCGCCGCGACCCGAAACCGCATCATCGATGGCGCGGTGGCCGAGATCCGGGAGCGAGGAGCCGCCACCACCACGTTGGACGACATTCGCGCCCGCACTTCAACCAGTAAGAGCCAGATCTTCCACTACTTCCCCGGCGGCAAAGAGGAGCTCCTGCTCGCCGTCACCGCCCGGGAAGCCGACCGCGTCCTGGAGGACCAGCAACCCCACCTCGGAGACCTGGCCACCTGGCAGGCGTGGCAGGACTGGCGCGACGCGGTCGTTCGGCGCTACGCAGAGCAGGGAATCCACTGCCCCCTCGGTGTACTGATCAACGAATTGGGCCGCAGCACTCCCGCGGCCCGGACGCTCACCGCGCAACTGATCGAGCAATGGCAAGCCGCCCTGCGGGCCGGTGTCCAACGCATGCAGGAGACCGGCGAGGTCGACCAGCAGCTTGACGCCGACCGCACGGCGGCCGCACTCGTCGCTGCGGTGCAGGGTGGCGTGACCATTCTCATGTCCACTGGAAGGATCGCCTACCTCGAAGCAGCGCTGGACACCTCTCTGACGCTCCTGCGCGCCACTGCCCAGCCAAGAGACTTGCGCGCTGACGCCCCCTCACCTGATTAA
- a CDS encoding alpha/beta fold hydrolase — MIHNHRRRLGLADGDPRYTAFEQQLAAGLAIAVPTVALDGEKDPFTPAGDGSSYRAKFTGPYAHHTLTGIGHNVPQEDPDAFAEVCSRSERTQPLVHMRWPPIHRLQ, encoded by the coding sequence GTGATCCACAACCATCGCCGGCGCCTGGGCCTGGCCGACGGCGACCCCCGATACACCGCATTCGAGCAGCAGTTGGCCGCGGGCCTCGCCATCGCCGTGCCCACCGTCGCCCTCGACGGCGAGAAGGACCCCTTCACGCCTGCCGGAGACGGCTCCTCCTACCGCGCCAAGTTCACCGGTCCCTACGCGCACCACACCCTGACTGGTATCGGCCACAACGTGCCCCAGGAAGACCCGGACGCTTTCGCCGAGGTCTGTTCTCGAAGCGAACGGACTCAGCCTCTAGTCCACATGCGGTGGCCCCCAATCCACCGCCTGCAGTAA
- a CDS encoding SDR family NAD(P)-dependent oxidoreductase translates to MGERLQNKTALVTGSTSNIGQAIAELFAAEGAHVIVSGRSRERGARVAEGIRLSAGRADFLVADLDGSAEASRDLAERARGALGGRIDILVNSAGIYPAPGTTATDEKTFDQVYAVNVKAPFFLTAAVAPAMAQSGGGAIINLGSWVARLGIPIGALYSSTKGAVETLTRAWAAEFGPMGVRVNAISPGVIVPRAAEGSGPHPGEIMMKGTPAGEIGSPDAVAHAAVWLASDEAAFVHGTVVDVDGGRTGAAVIAA, encoded by the coding sequence ATGGGTGAACGTCTGCAGAACAAGACCGCGCTGGTAACGGGATCGACGAGCAATATCGGACAGGCGATTGCCGAGCTGTTCGCCGCCGAGGGGGCCCATGTCATCGTGTCAGGGCGAAGCCGGGAGCGGGGGGCGCGGGTCGCCGAGGGGATCCGCTTGAGCGCCGGGCGTGCCGATTTCTTGGTGGCGGACCTCGACGGCAGTGCGGAGGCATCCCGGGACCTGGCCGAACGGGCACGCGGGGCCTTGGGCGGGCGCATCGACATTCTGGTCAACAGCGCCGGCATCTACCCGGCCCCCGGTACCACCGCCACGGACGAGAAGACTTTCGATCAGGTCTACGCGGTGAACGTCAAGGCGCCGTTCTTCCTCACCGCTGCCGTCGCCCCGGCCATGGCACAGTCCGGTGGCGGTGCCATCATCAATCTCGGGTCATGGGTCGCGCGCCTCGGCATTCCGATCGGCGCGCTCTACAGTTCCACCAAGGGGGCTGTGGAGACCCTCACCCGGGCATGGGCTGCGGAGTTCGGGCCGATGGGGGTGCGGGTGAACGCCATCTCGCCGGGTGTGATCGTTCCCCGAGCTGCGGAAGGGAGCGGACCTCATCCGGGCGAGATCATGATGAAGGGGACCCCCGCCGGTGAGATCGGCAGCCCGGACGCCGTCGCACACGCCGCCGTCTGGTTGGCCAGCGACGAAGCCGCCTTTGTGCATGGAACGGTGGTGGACGTCGACGGGGGCCGCACGGGCGCAGCCGTCATCGCCGCGTAA
- a CDS encoding cytochrome P450 — translation MSDYATALDPDAPQVLPYNPFDPEFHANPYKVFKGLREEKGNVIRTPAGISVLGFAETSQVMMDRKLGRGDGAGVQDTLVMTDEGPQRAFMFMDPPDHTRIRKLVTKVFNARTVERLRPQAERFAAERMAALAARADSEPVDLVSEFFRPLGTYVVNVLMGVPAEYLDRSIEYAKAAERGLDPTYTLNPEEQENRTYARDGYMDIARELIVARRAKPNDDLMSHLIAAEEDGDRLTTSELLTTAAVLFLPGFLAPQGLMGLSTLALLRNPDQLSWLRDHLDQAASASEELIRFDTTLQIMNRTVLEKTDVGGVELEPGEEVFCLLGAANHDPAAFERPEELDLSRPVTRHIGFGHGIHFCVAAPVARLANEVMISELSRHRLTLVDENPPTNGSLSIRSLSKLRVAFEKSA, via the coding sequence ATGTCCGATTACGCGACGGCTCTCGACCCCGACGCCCCTCAGGTCCTGCCGTACAACCCGTTCGACCCCGAATTCCACGCGAACCCGTACAAGGTCTTCAAGGGGCTGAGGGAGGAGAAGGGGAACGTCATCCGTACGCCAGCGGGCATCTCCGTTCTCGGCTTCGCCGAGACCTCCCAGGTCATGATGGACCGTAAGCTCGGGCGGGGTGACGGTGCGGGGGTACAGGACACGCTCGTCATGACCGACGAGGGCCCGCAGCGGGCCTTCATGTTCATGGACCCGCCGGATCACACCCGGATACGCAAGCTGGTGACAAAGGTCTTCAACGCACGGACGGTGGAACGCCTCCGTCCCCAGGCGGAGCGGTTTGCCGCCGAGCGCATGGCCGCGCTCGCCGCCCGGGCCGACAGCGAGCCCGTCGACCTGGTCTCGGAGTTCTTCCGGCCGCTGGGCACCTACGTGGTGAACGTCCTGATGGGCGTTCCGGCCGAGTACCTGGATCGCTCCATCGAGTATGCCAAGGCCGCTGAGCGAGGGCTCGACCCGACCTACACCCTGAACCCCGAGGAGCAGGAGAATCGCACGTACGCGCGGGACGGGTACATGGACATCGCCCGGGAACTGATCGTGGCCCGCCGGGCGAAGCCCAACGATGACCTGATGAGTCACCTCATCGCCGCCGAGGAAGACGGTGACCGCCTCACCACCAGTGAGCTGCTGACCACCGCCGCTGTCCTCTTCCTGCCCGGATTCCTCGCGCCACAGGGATTGATGGGGCTGTCCACCCTGGCCCTGCTGCGGAACCCCGACCAGCTTTCCTGGCTGCGCGATCACCTCGACCAGGCCGCCAGTGCGTCCGAGGAACTGATCCGGTTCGACACCACCCTTCAGATCATGAACCGCACGGTCCTGGAGAAGACCGACGTGGGCGGGGTCGAACTGGAGCCCGGCGAAGAGGTGTTCTGCCTGCTGGGCGCCGCCAATCACGACCCGGCGGCCTTCGAGCGACCCGAGGAGCTGGACCTCTCGCGCCCGGTCACCCGCCACATCGGCTTCGGCCACGGCATCCACTTCTGCGTGGCCGCGCCGGTGGCCCGGCTGGCCAACGAGGTCATGATCAGCGAGCTCAGCCGTCACCGGCTCACGCTGGTCGACGAGAACCCGCCGACCAATGGATCGCTCTCCATCCGCAGCCTCTCCAAGCTGCGGGTGGCGTTCGAGAAGAGCGCGTAG
- a CDS encoding acyl-CoA dehydrogenase family protein has product MGGKTADEVEALLAEKLDPEDVDRTRDLPTDVLTAVQSRGSLGLGNQAALGGLGLSAHRAFRVFERAASRHP; this is encoded by the coding sequence ATGGGCGGCAAGACCGCGGACGAGGTCGAGGCACTCCTCGCCGAGAAGCTGGACCCGGAGGATGTGGACCGGACACGCGACCTGCCGACGGACGTGCTCACCGCGGTCCAGTCGCGCGGATCTCTCGGACTCGGCAACCAGGCCGCGCTGGGTGGGCTGGGACTGTCGGCCCACCGCGCCTTCCGCGTCTTCGAGCGCGCGGCGAGCCGTCACCCGTGA
- a CDS encoding acyl-CoA carboxylase subunit beta: MTVPGTAVAGESGAAPAAALRRIKDEARNGPGDLATAAQHARGKLTARERIGLLLDEGSFTEVEPLRRHRATGFGLEGRRPYTDGVVTGWGTVHGRTVFVYAHDFRIFGGALGEAHAEKIHKIMDMALAAGAPLVSLNDGAGARIQEGVTALAGYGGIFLRNTRASGMIPQISVILGPCAGGAAYSPALTDFVFMIRETSQMFLTGPDVVQAVTGERVTHDALGGADTHAGTSGVAHFAFDDEQSCLEEVRYLLSLLPANNRELPPAAPPDDSATRRCEALTDLVPADGNQPYDMRAVIEEIVDGGEFLEIQERWAGNIICALSRLDGQVVGIVANQPLALAGVLDIHASEKAARFVQFCDAFNIPLITLVDVPGFLPGVEQEHGGIIRHGAKLLYAYCNATVPRVSVVLRKAYGGAYIVMESRSVGADLCYAWPTNEIAVMGAEGAANVVFRKRIAASGDPDATRAALVKEYRAELMHPYHAAERGLVDDVIDPADTRAVLISSLAMLRAKHTDLPVRKHGNPPV; this comes from the coding sequence ATGACGGTTCCTGGTACGGCGGTCGCCGGGGAGTCCGGCGCCGCGCCCGCCGCCGCACTGCGGAGGATCAAGGACGAGGCCCGCAACGGCCCGGGCGACCTGGCGACGGCGGCGCAGCACGCCCGGGGCAAGCTGACCGCCCGGGAGCGGATCGGACTCCTCCTGGACGAAGGCTCGTTCACCGAGGTCGAGCCGCTGCGGCGGCACCGCGCCACCGGCTTCGGCCTGGAAGGGCGGCGGCCCTACACCGACGGCGTGGTGACCGGCTGGGGCACGGTCCACGGCCGCACGGTCTTCGTCTACGCGCACGACTTCCGGATCTTCGGGGGCGCGCTGGGCGAGGCGCACGCCGAGAAGATCCACAAGATCATGGACATGGCGCTCGCGGCCGGCGCGCCGCTGGTCTCGCTGAACGACGGCGCGGGCGCCCGGATTCAGGAGGGCGTCACCGCGCTGGCCGGATACGGCGGCATCTTCCTGCGCAACACCCGCGCCTCGGGCATGATCCCGCAGATCAGCGTGATCCTCGGCCCGTGCGCGGGCGGCGCGGCGTACTCCCCGGCGCTGACCGACTTCGTGTTCATGATCCGCGAGACGTCCCAGATGTTCCTCACCGGCCCCGACGTCGTGCAGGCCGTCACCGGCGAGCGGGTCACCCACGACGCGCTCGGCGGCGCGGACACCCACGCCGGGACCTCCGGCGTGGCGCACTTCGCCTTCGACGACGAGCAGTCCTGCCTGGAGGAAGTGCGCTACCTGCTGTCCCTGCTGCCGGCCAACAACCGTGAACTCCCGCCCGCCGCCCCACCCGACGACTCGGCCACCCGTCGGTGCGAAGCCCTGACCGACCTGGTCCCCGCCGACGGCAACCAGCCTTACGACATGCGGGCGGTCATCGAGGAGATCGTGGACGGCGGGGAGTTCCTGGAGATCCAGGAGCGCTGGGCGGGGAACATCATCTGTGCCCTCTCCCGCCTCGACGGCCAGGTCGTCGGCATCGTCGCCAACCAGCCGCTGGCCCTGGCGGGCGTGCTGGACATCCACGCCAGCGAGAAGGCCGCCCGCTTCGTCCAGTTCTGCGATGCCTTCAACATCCCCCTGATCACGCTGGTGGACGTCCCCGGTTTCCTGCCCGGCGTAGAACAGGAGCACGGCGGCATCATCCGGCATGGCGCCAAGCTCCTGTACGCCTACTGCAACGCCACCGTGCCCCGCGTCTCCGTCGTGCTGCGCAAGGCATACGGCGGCGCGTACATCGTCATGGAGTCACGCTCCGTCGGAGCCGACCTCTGCTATGCCTGGCCCACCAACGAGATCGCCGTGATGGGCGCGGAGGGCGCCGCCAACGTCGTCTTCCGCAAGCGGATCGCCGCCTCCGGCGACCCCGACGCCACGCGCGCCGCCCTGGTCAAGGAGTACCGGGCCGAGCTGATGCACCCCTACCACGCGGCCGAACGCGGCTTGGTGGACGACGTCATCGACCCCGCCGACACCCGCGCCGTCCTCATCAGCTCCCTCGCCATGCTCCGCGCCAAGCACACCGACCTTCCCGTCCGGAAGCACGGCAACCCTCCCGTCTGA
- a CDS encoding acyl-CoA dehydrogenase family protein, protein MTSEPRTHTASAAPSFLTGLVAGRLPLEMLRAFPEQDPDDARAGEKVAAELHGLLAERLDPGELDRTGELPAGLLGELGARGYFALRNDPELGGLGLSDHAAFRVVERAAQWSVALAQIVAIQNAVGVAALLPTLPPGEGRQLVLRHIREATLSGFASSEPSGQNNAWPGTTAEPTADGSAYVLNGEKLFIGNATVAGVLAVAATLRVDGERRLGVFLVDTADPGFQVTARLSFMGSHGLPNGGFRLNGVRVPREHALTGGPGGGRLPTSVMAVALLSAVYFNGAPALGIARECERGLREFVARRSIDGRALMEYEAVRRRVEATRAEIFAAESVARWTLLTADPATRVFELLLAKNICAATGWEIADRTVGLLGGEGLETADSKRRRGAVPFPAERLQRDARGLRISGNVDFLVDIQAGQFLLSAFARNAGTAAAPAAGSREAPDAGLTPVNAGHLRAADEDIRRLARSCAELVRRHPDQAELIAREETLRLLGRISAELLTMCAVLGRARRGPDSQDLADAVCSAVRVRLLGLWAHLAGETEPGTAPDPQR, encoded by the coding sequence ATGACCTCAGAACCTCGCACGCACACGGCTTCGGCCGCCCCGAGTTTCCTGACCGGTCTCGTCGCCGGGCGACTCCCGCTGGAGATGCTGCGGGCCTTCCCCGAGCAGGACCCCGACGACGCGCGCGCGGGCGAGAAGGTGGCCGCCGAGCTGCACGGGCTGCTCGCCGAACGGCTCGACCCCGGGGAGCTGGACCGCACCGGCGAGCTCCCGGCGGGGCTGCTCGGCGAGCTGGGCGCGCGCGGGTACTTCGCGCTGCGGAACGATCCGGAGCTGGGCGGCCTCGGCCTCTCCGACCACGCCGCCTTCCGCGTCGTCGAGCGGGCCGCCCAGTGGTCGGTGGCGCTCGCCCAGATCGTGGCGATCCAGAACGCGGTGGGCGTGGCGGCGCTGCTGCCGACGCTGCCGCCGGGCGAGGGGCGGCAGCTGGTGCTCCGCCACATCCGCGAGGCCACGCTGTCCGGCTTCGCGTCGAGCGAGCCCTCCGGGCAGAACAACGCGTGGCCGGGCACGACGGCCGAGCCGACCGCCGACGGCTCGGCGTACGTGCTGAACGGCGAGAAGCTGTTCATCGGCAACGCGACGGTCGCCGGCGTGCTCGCCGTCGCCGCGACGCTGCGGGTGGACGGCGAGCGGCGCCTGGGCGTGTTCCTCGTGGACACCGCCGACCCCGGGTTCCAGGTGACCGCGCGGCTGTCGTTCATGGGTAGTCACGGGCTGCCCAACGGCGGTTTCCGGCTGAACGGGGTCCGCGTGCCGCGCGAGCACGCCCTGACCGGGGGACCCGGCGGCGGCCGGCTGCCCACCTCGGTGATGGCCGTGGCGCTGCTGAGCGCCGTCTACTTCAACGGCGCGCCCGCGCTGGGGATCGCGCGGGAATGCGAGCGGGGTCTGCGGGAGTTCGTCGCCCGGCGTTCGATCGACGGCCGGGCGCTGATGGAGTACGAGGCCGTCCGGCGTCGCGTCGAGGCGACCCGTGCCGAGATCTTCGCCGCGGAGAGCGTCGCGCGGTGGACACTCCTCACCGCGGACCCCGCCACCCGGGTCTTCGAGCTTCTCCTCGCCAAGAACATCTGCGCCGCGACCGGCTGGGAGATCGCGGACCGGACGGTGGGCCTCCTGGGCGGGGAAGGTCTGGAGACGGCGGACAGCAAGCGCCGCCGGGGCGCCGTACCGTTCCCCGCGGAGCGGCTGCAGCGAGACGCGCGCGGGCTGCGGATCTCGGGCAACGTCGACTTCCTGGTGGACATCCAGGCGGGGCAGTTCCTGCTGTCGGCCTTCGCCCGGAACGCCGGGACCGCCGCCGCCCCCGCGGCCGGATCGCGGGAAGCGCCGGACGCCGGGCTGACCCCGGTCAACGCCGGGCACCTGCGGGCCGCCGACGAGGACATCCGGCGGCTGGCACGGTCCTGCGCCGAGCTGGTCCGGCGGCACCCGGACCAGGCCGAGCTGATCGCCCGGGAGGAGACGCTCCGGCTGCTCGGGCGGATCTCCGCCGAGTTGCTGACGATGTGCGCCGTGCTCGGCCGCGCCCGCCGGGGCCCCGACAGCCAGGACCTCGCCGACGCCGTGTGCTCCGCCGTCCGCGTCCGGCTGCTCGGACTGTGGGCCCACCTGGCCGGGGAGACGGAGCCCGGCACCGCACCCGACCCCCAGCGCTGA
- a CDS encoding cytochrome P450 has protein sequence MSDQVTATGALPSVLDGFDLTDHNAFAASPEGFPHGLFERLRREAPVLRHPPGRSVDAESFWVLSRHADIAAAAGAPEVFSPQGGGGRAGGGSHLDDMPVGVYAGVMLPMMDNPRHDLIKDLLTPAATGPVAAAVEKELRGAAAGVVEAALDRGTCDLATDIVQRHTFLGIAVLLGIPAEDRDRLADWAAHSTGLLNRRTGLPDERAMDAWQGSQEYIGDLLAARRAEPAEDLASVLANGRIAGDGGEAPLTDHERRVNAQLLLLHGGEQPRNTFASGLLGLAGHPGQWRAVREDRALLAPTAEEVLRWAPPNPYNRRTATRDVRVGGELIRAGEKVTLWWPSGNRDENVFPAPSTFDQRRSPNPHLTFGHGGGFCLGGAIARFELRILLDALLDRVAEIRQAGAVTYQPSNKHTVVLDMPVELIPR, from the coding sequence ATGTCCGACCAGGTGACCGCGACCGGCGCACTACCGTCCGTCCTTGACGGGTTCGACCTGACCGACCACAACGCGTTCGCCGCGTCGCCCGAGGGATTCCCGCACGGGCTGTTCGAGCGGCTACGGCGGGAGGCGCCCGTCCTGCGCCACCCGCCGGGCCGGTCGGTCGACGCGGAGAGCTTCTGGGTGCTCAGCCGGCACGCCGACATCGCTGCCGCCGCCGGAGCCCCCGAGGTGTTCTCTCCCCAGGGCGGCGGAGGCCGCGCGGGCGGCGGTTCGCACCTCGACGACATGCCCGTGGGGGTCTACGCCGGGGTCATGCTCCCCATGATGGACAACCCGCGCCACGACCTGATCAAGGATCTGCTCACGCCGGCGGCGACCGGGCCGGTGGCCGCCGCCGTGGAGAAGGAGCTGCGGGGCGCCGCGGCCGGCGTGGTGGAGGCCGCCCTGGACCGGGGCACCTGCGACCTCGCGACCGACATCGTCCAGCGGCACACGTTCCTCGGCATCGCGGTGCTGCTCGGCATCCCGGCCGAGGACCGGGACCGGCTGGCCGACTGGGCCGCGCACTCCACGGGCCTGCTCAACCGCAGGACCGGGCTCCCCGACGAGCGCGCCATGGACGCCTGGCAGGGGAGCCAGGAGTACATCGGGGACCTGCTCGCCGCGCGGCGCGCCGAACCCGCCGAGGACCTGGCGTCGGTGCTGGCCAACGGCCGGATCGCCGGGGACGGGGGCGAGGCGCCGCTCACGGACCACGAGCGGCGGGTCAACGCCCAGTTGCTTCTGCTGCACGGCGGTGAGCAGCCCCGGAACACCTTCGCGTCCGGCCTGCTGGGCCTGGCCGGGCACCCCGGCCAGTGGCGGGCCGTGCGCGAGGACCGCGCGCTGTTGGCGCCCACGGCGGAGGAGGTCCTGCGCTGGGCCCCCCCGAACCCCTACAACCGCCGGACGGCCACCCGCGACGTGCGCGTCGGCGGCGAGCTGATCCGGGCCGGCGAGAAGGTCACGCTGTGGTGGCCTTCCGGGAACCGCGACGAGAACGTGTTCCCCGCCCCGTCCACGTTCGACCAGCGGCGGTCACCCAACCCGCATCTGACGTTCGGGCACGGCGGCGGCTTCTGCCTGGGCGGCGCGATCGCGCGGTTCGAGCTCCGCATCCTCCTCGACGCGCTGCTCGACCGTGTGGCCGAGATCCGGCAGGCCGGGGCCGTCACCTATCAGCCGAGCAACAAGCACACCGTCGTGCTGGACATGCCGGTCGAGCTCATCCCCCGATGA